AAGGCCATCTGCAGGCTCGTGGTGCTGACGTCATCCAGTGGTTCGGGCAGTGCGATGCCGACGTTGTTGACCACCGCGTGCACCTGGTGGTCTCGCGCCAGCGACCGCATCACCTCTCGGGTCTGCTCCCCGTCGGCCAGGTCGCAGGGCGTGAGCAGGCCGGGGAATTCCGTCTGCGGGGCGGAGCGGGCAATGCCCAGTACCCGGGCGCCCCCGGCGGCGAGCCGGTGGCTTACGGCCAGGCCGATTCCCCGGGTGGCTCCGGTGACCAGCACGGTCCTTCCCTGCATCGGACGCTCCGTTCTGCGTAGGCGTACGGCATGGCACCGTACGCCGGGTGAACAGCGCGGTGGCTCGGTTCCGGCCTGCTCCGGTGCATCGGGAAGCAGCGGGGCAGGTTCTCCTCTGCCCCTTGCGCCGGCCGCGGGCGAGCCCCCGCCGGCGCTCGCTCACGCGGACCGGAACCGCCGCTTCACGAACACCCAGGCCACCCCGAGCACGGTGCCGAGCGGGATCATCCACCACGCGCCGCCGAACGAGACGTCGGGGGAGTGGGTGCTGTAGTGGCTGCCGTAATGGCTGGTGTAGTGGCTGATGGAGTGGCTGGAGTGGTGCGAGCGGGCCAGTAGTTCGACGGCGCGGGCCGCTCGGTGAGATGTCATGGGCATGCACTGTAGGGGACGCGGGCGGGCGTCGCACGCCCGGTCCGTTTTCGTCAGGCGGGGAAACGCCGGCCGACCCACCGCCAGGTGAACTCCAGCAGCACCGCCGCCCCCACCGCGATGGCGACGGCCGTCCACGGCATCGTCGTGCCGACCAGGCGCAGGTCGAAGAACCGCTGCAGCCAGGGCGTGGCGAGGACCGCGAGGAAGGCCAGGCCCATCGCCGCGACCAGGGCGATCCGCCACCAGGTGTAGGGGCGGGCGATGATCGCCAGTACCCACACCGCGGCGAGGAAGAGCGTCAGGGTGGCCGCGCTGGTCTCGGCGGACAGGGACCCCGGGCCGGAGTAGTAGGCGCGGGCGAGCAGATAGGTGGTGAAGGCGGCGAGGCCCGTGATCAGGCCCGAGGGCACGGCGTAGCGCATCACCCGGCGGACGAAGTGCGGCCTGGCGCGCTCCTTGTTGGGGGCCAGGGCGAGGAAGAACGCGGGGATGCCGATGGTCAGGGTGGAGAGCAGGGTCAGGTGCCGTGGCAGGTACGGGTAGGGGATCTGGCAGCAGGCCACCAGGATCGCCAGCAGGACCGAGTAGACGGTCTTGGTGAGGAAGAGGGTGGCGACGCGGGTGATGTTGCCGATGACCCGGCGGCCCTCGGCGACGACCGAGGGGAGCGTGGCGAAGCTGTTGTCGAGCAGGACGATCTGGGCGACGGCGCGGGTGGCCTCGGAGCCGGAGCCCATGGCGACGCCGATGTCGGCGTCCTTGAGGGCGAGCACGTCGTTGACGCCGTCGCCGGTCATCGCGACGGTGTGACCGCGCACCTGCAGGGCGGCGACCAGCTCCCGTTTCTGCTGCGGGGTGACCCGGCCGAAGACCGCGGACTTTTCGACCGCGGCCGCCATGGCCTCGCGGTCGCCGGGCAGTTCGCGTGCGTCCACCGCGCGGCCCGCGCCCGGCAACCCCAGTTTGCCGGCCACCGCGCCCACCGACACCGCGTTGTCGCCGGAGATCACCTTGGCCGCGACGTCCTGCCCCGCGAAGTAGCGCAGGGTGTCGGGGGCGTCCGGGCGCAGCCGCTGCTCCAGGACGACCAGCGCGGCGGGCCGTACGCCCCGGGTGACCTCGGGGTCGTCCAGCTCCCGTGCGGCGCGGGCCAGCAGCAGGACGCGCAGGCCCTGGGCGTTGAGGTCGTCGGTGTCGGTGAGGTGGCGGTCGCCGGGCGGCAGCAGGACGTCCGGGGCGCCGAGCAGCCAGGTGCTGCTCTCGCCGTCCGGGCCGTTGAGGGCGGCGCCGCTGTATTTGCGGGCGGAGGAGAACGGCAGCGCCCTGGTGCAGCGCCAGGCGTCGTCCGCCGGATACGCCTCGATGATCGCCTGGAGAGAGGCATTGGGCCGTGGATCGGATGCGCCCAGCGCGCCCAGCACCTGCTCGAGGTGCGCCTGTTCGCCGTCGAGGGACCGCAGGCCGTGGAGGTCCAGCCCGCCCTCGGTCAGCGTGCCGGTCTTGTCCAGGCACACCACGTCGACCCGGGCCAGCCCCTCGATCGCGGGCAGCTCCTGGACCAGGCACTTCTTGCGGCCGAGCCGGATGACACCGATCGCGAAGGCGACGGAGGTGAGCAGCACCAGGCCCTCGGGGATCATCGGCACGATGCCGGCGACCATCCGGCGGATGGCCGCGTCGCCCGGCAGGCCGAGGGTGAGCAGATGGCTGAGGACCAGGCCGATCGCGGTCGGGATCATCATCCAGGTCACGTACTTGAGGATCCGGCTGATGCCGCTGCGCAGTTCGGAGTGGACCAAGGTGAAGCGGCTGGCCTCCTCGGCGAGCTGGGCCGCGTACGCCTGCCGGCCGACCTTGGTGGCGGTGAAGGCGCCGCTGCCCGCGACGACGAAGCTGCCGGACATCACCGGGTCGCCGGGCTTCTTGAGGACCGGATCGGCCTCGCCGGTCAGCAGTGACTCGTCGACCTCCAGGCCGTCGCTCTCCCGCACCTCGCCGTCGACGATGACCTTGTCGCCGGGCCCGAGTTCGATGACGTCGTCGAGGACCACCTCGGAGGTGGGGATCTCGGCGGTGGCCCCGTCGCGCCGGACGGTCGGCCGCGCCTCGCCGATCACCGCCAGGCTGTCCAGGGTCTTCTTGGCGCGCAGTTCCTGGACGATGCCGATGCCGGTGTTGGCGACGATCACGAAGCCGAACAGGCCGTCCTGGATCGGGCCGACGATCAGGATGATCACGAAGAGCACGCCGA
This portion of the Streptomyces sp. 2114.4 genome encodes:
- a CDS encoding cation-translocating P-type ATPase, with product MTERASAEPEHSGPGRAPARRTAREPVTPGLTAAEVAERVARGEVNDVPVRSSRSATEIVRANVFTRFNAIIGVLFVIILIVGPIQDGLFGFVIVANTGIGIVQELRAKKTLDSLAVIGEARPTVRRDGATAEIPTSEVVLDDVIELGPGDKVIVDGEVRESDGLEVDESLLTGEADPVLKKPGDPVMSGSFVVAGSGAFTATKVGRQAYAAQLAEEASRFTLVHSELRSGISRILKYVTWMMIPTAIGLVLSHLLTLGLPGDAAIRRMVAGIVPMIPEGLVLLTSVAFAIGVIRLGRKKCLVQELPAIEGLARVDVVCLDKTGTLTEGGLDLHGLRSLDGEQAHLEQVLGALGASDPRPNASLQAIIEAYPADDAWRCTRALPFSSARKYSGAALNGPDGESSTWLLGAPDVLLPPGDRHLTDTDDLNAQGLRVLLLARAARELDDPEVTRGVRPAALVVLEQRLRPDAPDTLRYFAGQDVAAKVISGDNAVSVGAVAGKLGLPGAGRAVDARELPGDREAMAAAVEKSAVFGRVTPQQKRELVAALQVRGHTVAMTGDGVNDVLALKDADIGVAMGSGSEATRAVAQIVLLDNSFATLPSVVAEGRRVIGNITRVATLFLTKTVYSVLLAILVACCQIPYPYLPRHLTLLSTLTIGIPAFFLALAPNKERARPHFVRRVMRYAVPSGLITGLAAFTTYLLARAYYSGPGSLSAETSAATLTLFLAAVWVLAIIARPYTWWRIALVAAMGLAFLAVLATPWLQRFFDLRLVGTTMPWTAVAIAVGAAVLLEFTWRWVGRRFPA